Genomic window (Dasypus novemcinctus isolate mDasNov1 chromosome 10, mDasNov1.1.hap2, whole genome shotgun sequence):
TGCATTCTGTGTGCCAGGCTTTGTGTTAGAAAGGCTTATCTatcatttaatttcatctttagaGGACTGCAAAGTAGGTTCAGTGGGTATTATATTAACTGAGTATTTTACAGGTACCAAAGAATGGCAGTTACATCCCTAAGGCCAAATCCCATCCAAACTGCTAATCAGTGAGTGACACTTATCTGTACAATTGAAAAAAGTATACCTGCATATTATGCTTGGTGTAAATACTAACTTTGAACTCTTATAAATGGTTGCTTTACATATATaatctgacttttttttccctctaattcttcctttttcattcaATCCTTCCTTTTACTTCCATTAATTACTCTTGCACATCACTACCTAATTGAGATTTGGCTTTGCATTTTTATTGTTACCTGTCTGCTTACAGtttactatttttaccactatgtTTATAACGTCTGCCTTTATCCATGATGTTCCCTTTGTTtggtataataataatagtagttttGGCAGTAATAATTACTTTCAGTATAATTGACATTCTAAGCATTTTGCATGAACTGGACCCAGAGTCAGCAGAAACATTCTAGTGCCCTCTATACCACTTCCAAAAGAATTACCTCACTTATTCTTTACCTTTCTAGCATTTGATCCAACTTCTTCCAcacagactcttggcctggagaGGAAGCTGATACATGTGAGCAAAAGACCCCAGCCACACTCTCCTTCAGATCATAGTGTTTAGATAGCATTATGTTGTGTTTTAtcatcttatcatagattccTCACATGGTGAATCTCTGGTGACTTTGATGGAGAACTTTTCAGAGGTGGCTGAATTCATTTTTGTGGGGTTAACAGATGCTGAAGAGCTTCAGGTCCCTTTATTTCTAATCTTCACTCTCATTTACTTCATCACTCTGGTTGGGAACCTTGGGATGATTGTGTTGATTCTTTTAGACTCTTATCTCTGCattcccatgtactttttcctcccTAATCTCTCCCTGGTGGATTGTGTTTATACCTCAGCTATCACTCACAAGGTGATGGTAGGGTTTCTCATGGGAGACAAGATCATCTCCTACAATGCATGTGCTGCCCAGATGTTCTTCTTTGCAGCCTTTGCCTCTACTGAAAGTTTCCTTTTGGCCTCCATGGCCTTTGACCACAATGGAGCAGTGTGTAAACCCCTGCATTACACCACTATTGTGACAAGTATGGTGTGTGCAATACTGGTCACTGGTTCCTACATTTGTGGACTCTTGCAATCATCCCTCCATGTTGCCTTCACTTTCCAGCTATCCTTCTGCCATTCCAATGTGATCAATCACTTTTTCTGTAATATTTCCCCTCTGCTGATTGTCTCTTGTTCTGATATCTACCCAAACGAGATTGTGCGTTTCACTTTGGCAGCATTCAACGTCTTTTTCACTCACTCTGGTAACTTGAACTCTTGcctgttcatttttattgctatCCTGAGGATGCACTCAGCTGAGGGATGGAAGGCCTTCTCTACTTGTGCTGCCTACCTCACAATTGTTTCCATCTTCTATGGGACAATAACCTTCATGTACTTACAATCTAGCCCAAGTCATTCCATGGACACAGGCAAAATAGTATCTGTGTTTTACACCATGGTAATCCCCATGCTGAAACCTCTGGTCTATAGCTTGAGAAACAAGGAGGTCAGGAGTGCATTCATGAAAGTTGTTGAAAAAGTAAAGTATTCATTGGACTTTAACTATTAGTTAGAAATAGCATATAACAATGCAAAACTTCTTCTGGACCTCTAATGTCTAAGAATAATTCTGAAGTTTAATTCCTTCTTTAAATTCTCTGAGGAATTTCCTTCCCATATGAGGTCTGTTCTAGTCATGCTGTGGGAAAATGACTGTGTGGGAGgaaattttgtctgtcttttttccaGGAACAAGATGTTACTTATACCGTAAAACAGGATTATAATCCTGTATCATGTAAGATCCCACCCTGCACCCTGTTCTAAAGTGCTCTACAGGTGAACCTAATAAGTATATGATTCCAGAGTTACCTTTGCaattcaaaaaatacaaaagatGCTACGATTATTGTATGTAGCATGGGACAGTGGTTCTCAGATGTTAGTGATCCTAAGAGTAACCCTGGGAAATTGTTGAAATGCAGAGTCCCAGCATAGAATCCCTGATAATGTGACTTAGTATATCTGTGGTAGAACCCAGAAGTCTGTAAAATTATCCCTCATTATCCACAGCTACCGGGATCCTGAGCTTAGACAGCAAGAGTTCCAATGGTGAGTTTGGATGAGGCATAGCATACAATCTAAATCTCTTTTGTTCATGAATTTCAAAGAGCAAAAACAGAGTTCAGAGGGCAAGAGATTGATCTGAAAATATATCCACATCTATTACCTGAGTTTTAATAGAAAGAGCTCAGAGAAGATAATGTTGTTAAGGAGGACTGCCCACATCGTTAGCAAACTTTCTCTATATTTCAGATATGGATGATATGCAGATCATACTTTGAGAGGTATTTTCCTAGAGCAGTGGTGCACAAAGCATTGTAACCAGACCAGCAACATAAGCATCACCTGGGAtttgttagaaatgaaaattgtggGACCCATCCCCAAACTCCTAAATCAGAAACTTTAGAAGTAGAAACTTTACTTCTAAAGTTAAGAGTAGAGTCCAGTGGACCACAGGACAttgggtgcagcaatgcccagagatgtactcaccagatgtaatggatgtgtcatgatgatgggggagagtgttactgtggggggagtgtggggtgggggcagtgggggtgaatggagacctcgtatttttttaatgtaatatatattttttaaaatgaatacattgagtagaatttggaaaaaaaaaagagtagagtccaacaatttatattttaacaaGCCCTTCTGGTGATTCAGAATCATATTcacatttgagaaccactggcttaGAGAAACCTAGAAACACAACCCCAGCACAATGGTTCTTAATCTCAgctgcatattaaaataatttggggGATTATGACTTAATAGATCTGGGGATCAGATCTGGGTACCAGGAGATTATAAAATATAGTAACTTCCCCAGGGTTTTGTAGTTAGCAAAAAgttgagaacaaaaataaaaaggctacTACTTTTTTGTGTCTAGTTGCTACCAAATTATTTTCATACACTATTTCATTCAGCTCCCACACTAATTCTGAGAGATTCAACCatatagagagaaagaaacagaagctCAGACAGGAAATCACCTGGGTAGAAGGTAGTATACTCAGAATTTTAACCTTAAGTCTGTGGAACTCCATAGGATATTTTTCTAGTTTAGTTCAGCTAACTGTTTTTGAACTCCACATTCCAATGTAGAAGCataaagaatatgaaaatgaaaaaaaaccttttttctcAAGGAATGCTATGTTTCTCAATATAACACAGTTATCCTTTTGATTAAGGAATTAATAAGGGCTGGAAGAGTCAAGAGAGCATCTGGATAATATTGATCTAGTATCTTCCTTTAAACTAAGTTTCTTTCAAAGTTGATATTCTGAATTCTTTCCAAATACAATCCCTCCATCACAGCTCTAAACAGGAGCATACTAAAAAAATTTGAGGTTGTCAGAGGAGTATAAAGGGGATCAGAGCCCTAGTCTTCTGCCCATGTGTTAATACCACTTACAGTGGAGACTTTCTTATCTGGGAAGACTTGTCATCCTTGTTTTCTAAACACTTTGTGCCACACAATGAGAAGCTTCActtagataaagaaactgagctAGAAATTTTGCATGCTATAGTAAACATCCACTTTCAGGAGTGCTGAGGCCCAAAAACCCTAACATCAGATGGGTTCACCTTCGCAAGATCTCAAATGTCCCATTGACTCActaagaagaaataggaaaaagacaGTAAAAGATTAATGTGTAACCAATCTCTTCTTTGGCTCCTCAGTAATGTAGGGTTGATAGAAGGTGTTAGTTGCATAAAACTGCACAGCACACACAGCAGGCAAATTTAGAAAAGGATTTAACTAGCTCTAACACCCCGTGTTGGACAGCAATAGAATAATATAACAATTCAACCATCTCCACAAAGTACACATCTAtgactttttaataaaaataagtggTTTTAGTCAACTAGATGTTTCTTTCTGGATTATTTTTGGGAATGGAAACATCAGGAGCAGTACCACGATGAGCTCAATTCTTTCCCCAAACTCTTAGCTCTGACCTTACTTCTAACAAGACATTGAACTCAAGATCAACAGTGAGGAAGAATTCTTTTCTGGATTACAGAGACATGAAATATTATCTTTTTACTCAGATACAACCAAAATCACAAAGCCAAGATGGGGTTTTCTGCAAGTTCTGGAATTGGCCACTAAAGAGAATTATAAACTCTTGAAAACTGGCATCAGGTCACACTCATCTCTCTCATCCTCTACCaggcttgattttttaaatgtgaattaGTAAATGATTttacaatgaaagaataaattgtgAATGAGGAAATGTGTGATTGGATGATCAGATGAGTAATGTATGAAATTGAGTGAATGAGTCAGCACCAAGCTAGAATGCATAATGCCTGATCACAGGATTTGATTCAAGAGCTCCTCAATCTATTTGCCGATAGAGAGGGACTCTCTCAGATCATCCCACAATAGTCTCTCTGCCCTCATCACAGAGAGATACAAGCTACATTCACTAACTAATCCCAATGCTTAAATCTCAAGATAGTGTCCACCTGCCACTCAGAAGGCTTTGGGGGCATTTATTGCCTATTACGGgattcaggaaatgaaaaatcATGTTTGTTTCTGACCAATCACAAGAATAGAAATCAGGGCATCCTGAATCCTTATAGGAAATCCTCTAATGGTAAAGATGGAGTATAAAAATatggctctttctttttttatgtccATTGGCCTGATGGCCAGAAAGGTAAGTAGAGGGAATAGAAACTGGCTTCCATCAAATGCACTTATTTTAGGTACTTAGTATAGTGTCTGTCATATGAGTAAGAAGTAAATAAAGGTAACACTGCTGACTTTGAAGTGGGCAAGGAAAGCAAGGAATGCGGCTCTAAAACTTGGAAAATACAAGGAAATGGATTTTCTCCTTGAGCATCCAAAAGGGCACGACCCTGTCAGCAACTTGATTTCTGCCCAGTGAagctgattttggacttctgacctacgaaactgtaaaagaaaaaaagtcttatTTTAAGCTATCaattttatggtaatttgttatagcagcaataaaAGCTAATATACACTTGACACTATACAGTAAGAAATGCACTTCATTTTAGGGGTATTCTTCCCCGAAACTCATAAATAACCTCTGGGTAATCAAGTGAAATCATAAGACAACCCAAACTCAAGGGCATTCTACAGGATCCTGTCCAGTTCCCTTCCAAATCTTTAAGGTCATAGGaaacaaggaaagactgagaacCTGTCACAGATCAAAGAGAGTAAGGAGACAGGATGATTAAACTCAATGTGGTAATATGGAcaggatcctggaacagaaaaggaCATTAGTGGGAAAAAATGTATAGgttaattaataataatgtttgagtgttaattttttcttttggtcaaaTATAGAATGGTTATGTATGATGCTAGCATTATGGAAAGTGGGACAAAAGATATATTGGAACTTCTGTACTATCTTTTCCACTTTTCCATAAATCTAACTTATTCCAAAATATCAAGTTTTAAATcgagtaaaaaataaaaaccaacaaataatttaaaacatagaaaaataaacaaactgcatgtgaaaaaaaaaggcatcttaAAACAGCATTACCCAGAACGtttgaaaatactgaaatcaATAAATAAGATAATGGTTCTAGAGAATCTGACATAGCATATTGGTAGCACACAAATGAGCTTTGGGTTAAAATATTTATAgggataaaatagaaaataatgaggAAAGGACAATTCATTAAGAGAAACAAGAATTATAAAGTGGCAGAAATTTAACAATGttgtcttaaatatttaaaaaactggCAAAATATTAGGAgaaattaacaaatttaaata
Coding sequences:
- the LOC101435402 gene encoding olfactory receptor 5B12-like, yielding MENFSEVAEFIFVGLTDAEELQVPLFLIFTLIYFITLVGNLGMIVLILLDSYLCIPMYFFLPNLSLVDCVYTSAITHKVMVGFLMGDKIISYNACAAQMFFFAAFASTESFLLASMAFDHNGAVCKPLHYTTIVTSMVCAILVTGSYICGLLQSSLHVAFTFQLSFCHSNVINHFFCNISPLLIVSCSDIYPNEIVRFTLAAFNVFFTHSGNLNSCLFIFIAILRMHSAEGWKAFSTCAAYLTIVSIFYGTITFMYLQSSPSHSMDTGKIVSVFYTMVIPMLKPLVYSLRNKEVRSAFMKVVEKVKYSLDFNY